Proteins encoded together in one Halalkaliarchaeum sp. AArc-CO window:
- a CDS encoding PspA/IM30 family protein → MGILSRMSYVVRSKINALLNRAEDPTETLDYSYEQMRDELQQVKQGIADLTTQKKRLEIQKRRLEENVEKHNQQARQAVEQDRDDLARKALEKKKSKMQQIEDLEGQIAELEQTQENLVEKKNELQNRIEEFRTKKETMKARYEAAEASSRVSSAMSGVGDEMEDVGRAIERAEERTDEMEARAAAMDELQETGAFDDALSDKDAIDRELESLSTDSEVDAELETIKTEMGKETAAEPEEPSDVDVDAEIEGLEDELDEEDLEAELDDAEVESELADLKDDEEN, encoded by the coding sequence ATGGGAATCCTCTCGCGTATGTCGTACGTGGTCCGGTCGAAGATCAACGCCCTCCTGAATCGGGCCGAGGATCCGACGGAAACTCTCGACTACTCCTACGAGCAGATGCGCGACGAACTCCAGCAGGTGAAACAGGGGATCGCGGATCTCACCACCCAGAAAAAGCGCCTCGAGATCCAGAAGCGCCGGCTCGAGGAGAACGTCGAGAAGCACAACCAGCAGGCGCGACAGGCCGTCGAACAGGACAGGGACGACCTCGCCCGCAAGGCCCTCGAGAAGAAGAAATCCAAGATGCAACAGATCGAGGACCTGGAGGGACAGATCGCCGAGCTCGAGCAGACACAGGAGAACCTCGTCGAGAAGAAAAACGAGCTACAGAACCGCATCGAGGAGTTCCGGACGAAAAAAGAGACCATGAAGGCGCGCTACGAGGCCGCCGAGGCCTCCTCGCGGGTCTCCTCGGCGATGAGCGGCGTGGGCGACGAGATGGAAGACGTCGGCCGGGCGATCGAACGCGCAGAAGAGCGAACCGACGAGATGGAGGCCCGGGCGGCCGCGATGGACGAACTCCAGGAGACGGGCGCGTTCGACGACGCTCTGTCGGACAAAGACGCCATCGACCGGGAGCTCGAGTCGCTCTCGACGGACAGCGAGGTCGACGCGGAGCTGGAAACCATCAAAACCGAGATGGGCAAAGAGACGGCGGCGGAGCCGGAGGAGCCGTCGGACGTCGACGTCGACGCCGAGATCGAGGGGCTCGAGGACGAACTCGACGAAGAAGATCTCGAGGCCGAACTCGACGACGCCGAGGTCGAGTCCGAACTCGCAGACCTGAAGGACGACGAGGAGAACTGA
- a CDS encoding DUF3194 domain-containing protein — MSEDANGSDDLSDANTAADGGGPTDAEVVETAAEAAEEVVFENYRQSEVVDLDVTVTFEDGVLEVDVYLNVPDDADPDPEAVVDEAARAAQDAVDELFAD; from the coding sequence ATGTCCGAAGACGCGAACGGTTCGGACGATCTCTCGGACGCAAACACCGCAGCCGATGGCGGTGGCCCGACCGACGCGGAAGTCGTCGAAACCGCGGCGGAAGCCGCCGAGGAGGTCGTCTTCGAGAACTACCGACAGTCGGAGGTCGTCGATCTCGACGTGACGGTCACGTTCGAGGACGGCGTTCTGGAGGTGGACGTCTACCTGAACGTTCCCGACGACGCCGACCCGGACCCCGAGGCCGTCGTCGACGAGGCGGCCAGAGCGGCCCAGGACGCGGTCGACGAACTGTTCGCCGACTGA
- a CDS encoding prefoldin subunit beta codes for MQGNLPPEAQEKLEELQDLQETAQKVAQQKGQAETALNDAQTALDALEDVDEDAGMYREVGEILVETDYESASDDLEEKVDSLEVRVEQLNKQEERVQQQFESLQEELQQLLQGGAGGGPAGGMGGPGGPGAGGA; via the coding sequence ATGCAGGGTAATCTGCCGCCGGAGGCGCAGGAGAAACTCGAAGAGCTACAGGACCTTCAAGAGACCGCACAGAAGGTCGCACAGCAGAAAGGACAGGCCGAAACGGCCCTCAACGATGCACAGACCGCACTCGACGCGCTCGAGGACGTCGACGAGGACGCCGGAATGTACCGCGAAGTCGGCGAGATCCTGGTCGAGACCGACTACGAGTCGGCCTCCGACGATCTCGAAGAGAAGGTCGACAGCCTCGAAGTTCGCGTCGAGCAGCTGAACAAACAGGAAGAGCGCGTCCAGCAGCAGTTCGAGAGCCTGCAGGAAGAACTCCAGCAGCTCCTGCAGGGCGGCGCGGGCGGCGGTCCGGCCGGCGGTATGGGCGGACCGGGCGGTCCCGGCGCCGGCGGCGCGTAA
- a CDS encoding VTT domain-containing protein, producing MFTLAAELTTAFVVRYGLGVLFLVFALEGALVGKLIPTRAILVASVLVLGTSLFELLPVAAAAILGATAGQLLLFGLVRYAGMEYDTLSGTGLKESHLRRAERWFDRWGLPAVAVSNTLPVARGSMTIPAAASRQSAAGFSVVSLAGTAVYVGALVAIAEGIAVALPL from the coding sequence GTGTTCACACTCGCAGCCGAACTCACCACAGCGTTCGTCGTCCGCTACGGGCTGGGAGTGCTGTTTCTCGTTTTCGCACTGGAAGGAGCGCTGGTGGGGAAGTTGATCCCGACGCGAGCGATTCTCGTCGCGTCCGTGCTCGTCCTCGGTACGAGTCTCTTCGAGCTGCTGCCTGTGGCGGCCGCCGCGATACTGGGGGCAACCGCCGGACAGCTCCTGCTTTTCGGGCTCGTCAGGTACGCCGGAATGGAGTACGACACGCTTTCGGGAACGGGACTGAAGGAAAGCCACCTCCGGCGTGCCGAGCGCTGGTTCGACCGGTGGGGGCTGCCCGCCGTCGCGGTCTCGAACACCCTCCCGGTCGCGCGCGGATCGATGACGATTCCCGCGGCCGCGTCCCGGCAGTCGGCTGCGGGGTTTTCGGTCGTCTCGCTGGCTGGAACCGCCGTCTACGTCGGAGCGCTGGTGGCGATCGCCGAGGGGATCGCGGTCGCGCTTCCCCTCTGA
- a CDS encoding CDP-alcohol phosphatidyltransferase family protein: MNTPTRVAAESAHARLRQHTAAWFLTAGIATGGVGALGAVRSGFGATWLGWAAIALVVLAVEYRLVVVRLPANHRPDAEGLSPNLGAANLLTLLRGILIAWTAGFLAFGGGWLSTVGWFPAVCYGVAALLDAGDGALARHRGRITALGAQLDTEYDALGILVATVVGVFGGAIPAWYLSVGFARYAFVGGVRLRRLRGLPVYELPERTPARLLAGAQMAFLAAALSPILGTDAVAVGVVIVGVPFLLGFLRDWLHVSGRHPGLDQSKMDGR; the protein is encoded by the coding sequence GTGAACACGCCGACGCGCGTCGCAGCCGAGAGCGCGCACGCCAGGCTTCGACAGCATACCGCGGCCTGGTTTCTGACGGCGGGAATCGCGACCGGAGGCGTGGGCGCTCTCGGGGCGGTCAGGAGTGGGTTCGGCGCCACCTGGCTCGGCTGGGCCGCGATCGCGCTTGTCGTCCTCGCAGTCGAGTACCGACTGGTCGTCGTCCGCCTCCCCGCGAACCACCGTCCGGACGCCGAGGGACTTTCACCGAATCTGGGTGCGGCGAACCTCCTTACACTTCTTCGGGGCATTCTGATCGCGTGGACTGCCGGGTTCCTCGCGTTCGGAGGGGGGTGGCTCTCGACGGTCGGGTGGTTCCCAGCAGTGTGCTACGGCGTAGCCGCGTTGCTGGACGCGGGGGACGGCGCACTCGCTCGACATCGCGGACGGATTACGGCGCTTGGAGCACAACTGGACACGGAGTATGACGCGCTCGGAATCCTGGTCGCGACCGTCGTCGGCGTGTTCGGCGGCGCAATTCCGGCGTGGTACCTCTCTGTCGGGTTCGCCCGCTACGCGTTTGTCGGCGGCGTCCGCCTGCGGCGGCTCCGTGGCCTGCCCGTGTACGAACTCCCCGAGAGGACGCCCGCGCGACTGCTCGCCGGCGCCCAGATGGCGTTTCTGGCGGCCGCACTGTCGCCGATTCTCGGAACCGACGCCGTCGCCGTCGGCGTCGTGATCGTCGGCGTTCCGTTCCTGCTCGGCTTCCTGCGGGACTGGCTTCACGTTTCGGGACGGCATCCGGGACTCGACCAGTCGAAGATGGACGGCCGTTGA